The following coding sequences lie in one Gouania willdenowi chromosome 5, fGouWil2.1, whole genome shotgun sequence genomic window:
- the tgfa gene encoding protransforming growth factor alpha isoform X1, whose amino-acid sequence MTDVSVSLRPGPQGVTMTRIFWDTVLLICSSLFTCGAGQSSSTIIEANISIKPNSTSASTTSSSVTPSSRGTISTRLHSKINSPVVKRTFFTPETEPMHTTIMDASIFINATAVFHASTSSPTTSSSSTITVSSLSAHTTNSYPVKKFVAAAVRSHFNDCPDSHQHFCFHGTCRFVILEETPACVCHPGFVGMRCEHADLLAVVATKHRQQTVAKVLVLCVISCVLVMLLCTLLHCWWRQDCRRRRHTHRYITEKHGVTWHPSESGTFYFIFDMN is encoded by the exons ATGACTGATGTGTCCGTTTCACTGCGACCTGGACCTCAAGGCGTCACCATGACTCGGATTTTCTGGGATACAGTTTTGCTCATTTGCA GTTCTCTCTTTACCTGTGGAGCAGGGCAGAGCAGCTCAACCATTATTGAGGCTAATATTTCCATCAAACCCAACTCCACAAGCGCCTCCACCACCAGCAGCTCTGTGACACCCAGCAGCAGAGGCACAATAAGCACAAGGCTTCACAGCAAAATCAACTCACCTGTAGTTAAAA GAACTTTTTTTACTCCTGAGACAGAACCAATGCATACGACTATTATGGATGCCTCCATTTTCATCAATGCTACTGCGGTTTTTCACGCCTCAACCAGCAGCCCTAcaacaagcagcagcagcaccataACAGTGAGCTCCCTATCAGCTCACACTACCAACAGTTACCCAGTTAAAA AGTTTGTGGCAGCAGCTGTTCGCTCTCACTTCAATGACTGTCCAGACTCTCACCAGCATTTCTGCTTCCACGGCACGTGTCGATTCGTAATCCTGGAGGAGACacctgcgtgtgt GTGTCATCCCGGCTTTGTGGGGATGAGATGTGAGCATGCAGACCTGCTGGCTGTTGTAGCCACCAAACACAGGCAGCAGACGGTTGCAAAGGTGCTGGTGCTGTGTGTGATCAGCTGTGTTTTAGTCATGCTGTTGTGCACACTATTACA ctgCTGGTGGAGGCAGGACTGTCGCAGGAGGCGCCACACGCATCGTTACATCACAGAGAAGCATGGAGTGACCTGGCATCCCTCGGAGAGtggtactttttattttatttttgatatgaATTAA
- the tgfa gene encoding protransforming growth factor alpha isoform X3 encodes MTDVSVSLRPGPQGVTMTRIFWDTVLLICRTFFTPETEPMHTTIMDASIFINATAVFHASTSSPTTSSSSTITVSSLSAHTTNSYPVKKFVAAAVRSHFNDCPDSHQHFCFHGTCRFVILEETPACVCHPGFVGMRCEHADLLAVVATKHRQQTVAKVLVLCVISCVLVMLLCTLLHCWWRQDCRRRRHTHRYITEKHGVTWHPSESGTFYFIFDMN; translated from the exons ATGACTGATGTGTCCGTTTCACTGCGACCTGGACCTCAAGGCGTCACCATGACTCGGATTTTCTGGGATACAGTTTTGCTCATTTGCA GAACTTTTTTTACTCCTGAGACAGAACCAATGCATACGACTATTATGGATGCCTCCATTTTCATCAATGCTACTGCGGTTTTTCACGCCTCAACCAGCAGCCCTAcaacaagcagcagcagcaccataACAGTGAGCTCCCTATCAGCTCACACTACCAACAGTTACCCAGTTAAAA AGTTTGTGGCAGCAGCTGTTCGCTCTCACTTCAATGACTGTCCAGACTCTCACCAGCATTTCTGCTTCCACGGCACGTGTCGATTCGTAATCCTGGAGGAGACacctgcgtgtgt GTGTCATCCCGGCTTTGTGGGGATGAGATGTGAGCATGCAGACCTGCTGGCTGTTGTAGCCACCAAACACAGGCAGCAGACGGTTGCAAAGGTGCTGGTGCTGTGTGTGATCAGCTGTGTTTTAGTCATGCTGTTGTGCACACTATTACA ctgCTGGTGGAGGCAGGACTGTCGCAGGAGGCGCCACACGCATCGTTACATCACAGAGAAGCATGGAGTGACCTGGCATCCCTCGGAGAGtggtactttttattttatttttgatatgaATTAA
- the tgfa gene encoding protransforming growth factor alpha isoform X2, translated as MTDVSVSLRPGPQGVTMTRIFWDTVLLICSSLFTCGAGQSSSTIIEANISIKPNSTSASTTSSSVTPSSRGTISTRLHSKINSPVVKRTFFTPETEPMHTTIMDASIFINATAVFHASTSSPTTSSSSTITVSSLSAHTTNSYPVKKFVAAAVRSHFNDCPDSHQHFCFHGTCRFVILEETPACVCHPGFVGMRCEHADLLAVVATKHRQQTVAKVLVLCVISCVLVMLLCTLLHCWWRQDCRRRRHTHRYITEKHGVTWHPSESVV; from the exons ATGACTGATGTGTCCGTTTCACTGCGACCTGGACCTCAAGGCGTCACCATGACTCGGATTTTCTGGGATACAGTTTTGCTCATTTGCA GTTCTCTCTTTACCTGTGGAGCAGGGCAGAGCAGCTCAACCATTATTGAGGCTAATATTTCCATCAAACCCAACTCCACAAGCGCCTCCACCACCAGCAGCTCTGTGACACCCAGCAGCAGAGGCACAATAAGCACAAGGCTTCACAGCAAAATCAACTCACCTGTAGTTAAAA GAACTTTTTTTACTCCTGAGACAGAACCAATGCATACGACTATTATGGATGCCTCCATTTTCATCAATGCTACTGCGGTTTTTCACGCCTCAACCAGCAGCCCTAcaacaagcagcagcagcaccataACAGTGAGCTCCCTATCAGCTCACACTACCAACAGTTACCCAGTTAAAA AGTTTGTGGCAGCAGCTGTTCGCTCTCACTTCAATGACTGTCCAGACTCTCACCAGCATTTCTGCTTCCACGGCACGTGTCGATTCGTAATCCTGGAGGAGACacctgcgtgtgt GTGTCATCCCGGCTTTGTGGGGATGAGATGTGAGCATGCAGACCTGCTGGCTGTTGTAGCCACCAAACACAGGCAGCAGACGGTTGCAAAGGTGCTGGTGCTGTGTGTGATCAGCTGTGTTTTAGTCATGCTGTTGTGCACACTATTACA ctgCTGGTGGAGGCAGGACTGTCGCAGGAGGCGCCACACGCATCGTTACATCACAGAGAAGCATGGAGTGACCTGGCATCCCTCGGAGAGtg